One genomic segment of Ricinus communis isolate WT05 ecotype wild-type chromosome 5, ASM1957865v1, whole genome shotgun sequence includes these proteins:
- the LOC8289602 gene encoding malonyl-CoA:anthocyanidin 5-O-glucoside-6''-O-malonyltransferase yields MAKIFEVARVTPSTHSPESATELSLPLTFFDVYWLKFHPVERLFFYQHTDLTLTFFNSVLVPKLKQSLSHALLHYLPFAGSITWPEDQHAPKPFILYTPNDGVSVTVAESYQDFFHLSGNQIRKTIESSAYVPELPVSDSKAATIAFQITLFPNQGFAIGVSSHHAIFDGKSVTMFMKAWAYICKQSQENDKIPCVLPEELTPFLDRTVVRDPYGLDMIYLNNWSEAKLPGLNANNHRSLKLYQAKEFVANSVRATFKLNLEDIKKLKQKIVSQLNDPDYIKSMHLSRFVVSYAYILLCIVKARKPEKGTMVIFVVISDCRSRLDPPIPASYFGNCVNGYPIFTQAEPILSENGLAFVAKKLSERIKGLEKEAVISEGLKNNLAGYIKAMERESSVGEAIAVGVAGSPKFEVYGTDFGWGKPDKVEISSLGNGSMSMAESRDGNGGFEIGMVLRNHDEMEMFDSIFVDGLKDLH; encoded by the coding sequence ATGGCAAAAATATTTGAGGTTGCTCGAGTTACCCCGTCTACCCACTCACCTGAATCTGCTACTGAGTTATCTCTTCCTCTCACATTTTTCGACGTTTATTGGCTCAAATTCCACCCAGTTGAGCGCCTCTTCTTCTATCAGCACACTGATTTAACCCTCACATTTTTTAACTCCGTACTTGTCCCCAAACTCAAACAGTCTCTCTCCCATGCTCTCCTTCATTATCTTCCTTTTGCGGGAAGCATCACATGGCCTGAAGATCAACATGCTCCCAAACCTTTCATTCTTTACACCCCAAATGATGGTGTTTCGGTCACTGTTGCAGAGTCTTATCAAGACTTTTTCCATCTTTCTGGCAACCAAATCCGCAAGACTATCGAATCAAGTGCTTATGTGCCTGAGTTGCCTGTATCTGACTCAAAAGCAGCAACTATAGCTTTCCAGATTACACTATTTCCAAATCAAGGTTTCGCAATTGGTGTCTCTTCTCATCATGCAATCTTTGATGGGAAAAGTGTAACCATGTTCATGAAAGCATGGGCTTATATATGCAAACAGAGCCAGGAGAATGATAAGATTCCATGTGTGTTACCGGAAGAGTTAACTCCGTTTCTCGATCGGACTGTTGTTCGAGATCCATATGGGCTTGATATGATTTATTTGAACAACTGGTCAGAAGCGAAGTTGCCAGGTTTAAATGCTAATAACCATCGAAGCTTGAAGTTGTATCAGGCTAAAGAATTTGTGGCAAATTCTGTTCGAGCAACATTCAAGTTGAATCTTGAAGATATAAAGAAACTCAAGCAAAAGATAGTCTCTCAATTGAATGATCCAGATTATATCAAATCAATGCATTTATCAAGATTTGTAGTCTCATATGCTTATATACTGCTTTGCATTGTTAAAGCAAGAAAGCCAGAAAAGGGAACAATGGTTATATTTGTGGTCATATCAGATTGTAGATCTCGTTTAGACCCACCAATACCTGCAAGTTATTTTGGTAACTGTGTTAATGGCTACCCTATATTTACACAAGCGGAGCCTATCCTCTCAGAGAATGGGCTGGCCTTTGTTGCAAAGAAGCTTAGCGAAAGGATAAAAGGGTTAGAGAAAGAAGCAGTGATTAGCGAGGGATTGAAGAATAATCTTGCAGGCTATATTAAAGCAATGGAGCGAGAATCAAGTGTAGGAGAAGCGATTGCGGTTGGGGTTGCTGGATCGCCTAAATTTGAGGTTTATGGGACAGATTTTGGGTGGGGAAAGCCAGACAAGGTGGAGATTAGTTCCTTGGGGAATGGAAGCATGTCTATGGCAGAGAGCAGAGATGGGAATGGCGGATTTGAGATTGGTATGGTTTTGAGGAACCATGATGAAATGGAGATGtttgattctatttttgttgatggcCTTAAAGATCTgcattag